The genome window CTTCCAAAGCATACTCTCGTATGAGGGACTATTGTACTACACCAACGCACATTGCATCGATGCTGTTCAAGATTATTAATGTCGCAATTGAGCGCGGCGACTGGCTCAATGTGCAGACGAATGTGCACCGGCTACGCAATCTGCAATCGAAACAGGAGGAGCAAGCCAAAAACGAGCCCAAGATGTCTGCTGCGCTGGGCCTTTCCCAGCTACACTCTGGTGCATATGTGGATGCTGCGAACAGCTTCTTGGCCACCGATCCGAGCTTAGGAGACTCTTACAACGAAGTACTCACATCAAACGACGTTGCAGTCTACGGTGGGCTCTGCGCGCTGGCATCAATGGACCGCAATGAGCTACAACGTCGCGTCCTCGACAACAATTCTTTCCGCAACTTCCTTGAGCTGGAGCCGCACATCCGCCGGGCGATCTCATTCTTCTGCAACTCTAAATTCCGAGCCTGTCTTGAGATTCTAGAAGCCTACAAGGCCGACTACCTCCTCGACGTCCACCTACAGCGCCATGTCAAGACACTGTTCACGCGCATCCGCACCAAGTCCATCCAACAGTATCTCGTACCCTTCAGCCGCGTGACCCTCGAATCCATGACGAAGATGTTCGCCCCGGGAGTCATAGGCGGCCAAGCCGACCCTACAGACTCCAACTCTCCCTTCGTGCAGGAGCTCATCGAACTGATTCAGGATGGCACTCTCGACGCGCGCATCGACTTGGAAAAGAAGGTGCTGGTCTCCAACCAGGTCAATCTGCGCACTGACGTCCAGCAGTCCATCCTGGATAGTTTGGATAATTACATCCGCGAAGCACATATTCGCGTTCTGCGAACTAACATTATCCAAGCCGGACTGGAGGTCCGTTCAGACGAGCGACGCCCGAGAGATGACCGGGGAAAGGGCGGGGATACCTTTGGCAATTTCCTTCCGCGCG of Aspergillus luchuensis IFO 4308 DNA, chromosome 7, nearly complete sequence contains these proteins:
- a CDS encoding COP9 signalosome complex subunit 1 (COG:O,T;~EggNog:ENOG410PGAD;~InterPro:IPR019585,IPR036390,IPR033008,IPR000717;~PFAM:PF10602,PF01399;~go_component: GO:0008180 - COP9 signalosome [Evidence IEA];~go_process: GO:0000338 - protein deneddylation [Evidence IEA]); protein product: MDYTQSDPFYGAVPAQSAGSVTGAGGVDLESLGGNVAGPLVKVDDPPKFELESYIANYTGRTRFNRLFLIGTCSTYLSVEALKAAVAEAKGGRDVSRYENAVRALAEVAPGDPEATLDTNWVDHMKKSVKAETDRLEHELRGYKNNLIKESIRMGNEDLGQHYNQIGDLVSASKAYSRMRDYCTTPTHIASMLFKIINVAIERGDWLNVQTNVHRLRNLQSKQEEQAKNEPKMSAALGLSQLHSGAYVDAANSFLATDPSLGDSYNEVLTSNDVAVYGGLCALASMDRNELQRRVLDNNSFRNFLELEPHIRRAISFFCNSKFRACLEILEAYKADYLLDVHLQRHVKTLFTRIRTKSIQQYLVPFSRVTLESMTKMFAPGVIGGQADPTDSNSPFVQELIELIQDGTLDARIDLEKKVLVSNQVNLRTDVQQSILDSLDNYIREAHIRVLRTNIIQAGLEVRSDERRPRDDRGKGGDTFGNFLPRGPGVM